The Erwinia sorbitola nucleotide sequence CGCAGGCTGGCTCGTTCAACATGGTTGACATTGTTAACAGCCAGGCGCACCTGTGGAACGTGATCCCTCAGTTCCTGGGCTTTATCACCTTCTGCATTGCCGGTGTGGCAGTGTGTCACCGCCATCCATTTGACCAGCCAGAAGCCGAGCAGGAGCTGGCCGATGGTTACCACATTGAATATGCCGGGATGAAATTCGGTCTGTTCTTCGTGGGGGAATACGTCGGGATCGTGACCGTATCATCGCTGATCGTTACGCTGTTCTTCGGCGGATGGTATGGCCCGTGGCTGCCACCAATTTTCTGGTTCGCGATTAAAACGGCATTCTTCATGATGATGTTCATCCTGATTCGTGCTGCGTTACCGCGTCCGCGCTATGACCAGGTGATGTCGTTCGGCTGGAAAGTTTGTCTGCCGTTGACGCTGTTGAATCTGCTGGCTACCGCCGCAGTCATTCTGTACACGGCGCAGTAAGGGGTTAAAGAACATGACATTGAAAGACCTTGTCGTTGGTTTCGGGACAACCGTACGCAGTATCTGGCTGATAGGCCTTAACGCCTTCGCCAAACGCGAAACCATGATGTATCCGGAAGAGCCGGTTTATCTGCCACCACGCTATCGTGGGCGCATCGTGCTCACGCGCGACCCGGACGGACAGGAGCGCTGCGTTGCCTGCAACCTGTGCGCTGTTGCCTGCCCTGTGGGCTGTATCTCGCTGCAAAAAGCAGAGATGGCCGATGGCCGCTGGTATCCGGAGTTCTTCCGTATTAACTTCTCGCGCTGCATTTTCTGTGGCCTGTGTGAAGAGGCTTGCCCGACCACTGCGATTCAGCTTACCCCAGATTTCGAACTGGGTGAGTTCAAGCGTCAGGATCTGGTGTATGAAAAAGAACACCTGCTGATTTCCGGCCCGGGTAAATACCCGGAATATAATTTCTACCGGATGGCGGGTATGGCGATCGACGGCAAAGAGAAAGGCGACGCAGAAAACGAAGCCAAACCCATCGACGTCAAGGGCTTGTTACCTTAAGGAGCCAGGCATGGAATTTGCTTTTTATGTTTGTGGGCTGGTAGCCGTGCTGGCGACGTTACGCGTCATCACACATACCAACCCGGTACATGCGTTGCTGTACCTGATTATTTCTCTGCTGGCGGTTGCCGGGGTGTTCTTCTCGCTCGGAGCGTATTTCGCCGGAGCGCTGGAAATCATCGTTTATGCCGGTGCGATCATGGTGCTGTTCGTCTTCGTGGTCATGATGCTGAACCTGGGCGGAGCGGAAGTTGAACAGGAGCGTCAGTGGCTGAAGCCGGGAATGTGGATTGGCCCGGCCGTGCTCTCACTGGTGTTACTGGTGGTGCTGGTTTATGCCATTCACGGCATTAACGACCAGGGCATCGACGGTAAGATGATCGATGCAAAAGCCGTTGGTATCAGCCTGTTTGGCCCGTATGTTCTGGCCGTTGAGCTGGCCTCGATGCTGCTGCTGGCAGGTCTGGTGGTGGCATTCCACATCGGTCGCGAGCAGCGTTCCGGTGAGGTTCTGAGCAACCGCCCGGGTGATGCGGCGAAAAGTAATAAGGAGGAGCGGGTATGATCCCTCTACAGCATGGTCTTATTCTGGCAGCCATTCTGTTTGTCCTCGGACTGACGGGTGTGGTGATCCGGCGCAATCTGCTGTTTATGTTGATTGGTCTCGAAATCATGATTAACGCCGCAGCACTGGCGTTTGTGGTGGCGGGAAGCTACTGGGGACAGGCGGACGGGCAGGTGATGTATATCCTGGCAATCAGCCTGGCCGCGGCCGAGGCCAGCATTGGCCTGGCGCTGCTGTTGCAGCTCCATCGCCGCAGCCAGACCCTCAACATTGATAAAGTGAGCGAGATGCGCGGATGAACCTTCTCTATTTAACAATCCTGTTTCCGCTGATTGGCTTTTTACTGCTGGCCTTCTCCCGTGGCCGCTGGTCAGAAAACCTTTCTGCCACCGTGGGGATGGGATCTGTCGGCCTGGCGGCGCTGGTTGCTGCCTATGCAGGAATTGACTTCTTCAATAACGGGCAGCAGGTGTTTAACCAGGCCCTGTGGACGTGGATGCAGGTTGGTAACTTCAAGATTGACGTTAACCTGACGCTGGATGGCCTGTCGCTGACTATGCTGTCGGTAGTCACTGGCGTTGGCTTCCTGATCCATATGTTTGCCTCCTGGTATATGCGCGGAGAAGAGGGCTACTCGCGCTTCTTCGCCTATACCAACCTGTTTATCGCCAGCATGGTTGTTCTGGTGCTGGCCGATAACCTGATGCTGATGTATCTCGGCTGGGAAGGCGTGGGTCTCTGCTCTTATCTGCTGATCGGCTTCTATTACACCAACCCGAATAACGGCGCGGCGGCAATGAAAGCCTTTATCATCACCCGCGTGGGCGATGTGTTCCTGGCGTTTGCGTTGTTTATTCTCTACAACGAGCTGGGTACGCTGAACTTCCGCGAGATGATGGAGCTGGCACCTGCGCACTTTGCGGCAGACAACCATATGCTGCAATGGGCAACCCTGATGCTGTTAGGCGGTGCGGTAGGTAAATCTGCACAGCTGCCGCTGCAAACATGGCTGGCCGATGCGATGGCAGGCCCGACGCCGGTTTCGGCATTGATTCACGCCGCAACCATGGTGACAGCAGGTGTTTACCTGATTGCCCGTACTCATGGCCTGTTCCTGATGACGCCGGAAGTGCTGCATCTGGTCGGTATTATTGGTGCGGTAACGCTGGTGCTGGCAGGTTTCGCTGCGCTGGTGCAGACCGATATCAAGCGCGTGCTGGCTTACTCGACGATGAGTCAGATCGGCTATATGTTCCTGGCGCTGGGTGTACAAGCCTGGGACGCGGCGATCTTCCATCTGATGACTCATGCGTTCTTTAAAGCGCTGCTGTTCCTCTCTTCAGGTTCGGTTATTCTTGCCTGCCATCATGAACAGAACATCTTCAAGATGGGCGGCCTGCGCAAAAGTATCCCTCTGGTGTATGTCTGCTTCCTGGTCGGGGGGGCCGCACTGTCAGCGCTGCCGCTGATCACCGCAGGCTTCTTTAGTAAGGATGAGATTCTGGCGGGTGCGCTGGCTAACGGTCATCTGAACCTGATGATCGCGGGGCTGGCAGGGGCGTTTATGACCTCCCTCTACACCTTCCGTATGATCTTTATCACTTTCCACGGGGAAGAAAAAATTCACGCTCATGCAGGCAAGGGTATTACTCACCATCTGCCGCTGATTGTGCTGTTAATTCTCTCAACCTTTATTGGCGCGATGATTGTGCCTCCGCTGAAAGGCGTATTACCGGAAACCAGTGAACTGGCGCACGGTAGTGTGCTGACGTTAGAGATCGCGTCAGGCGTGGTGGCAATTGTTGGCATCCTGCTGGCGGCGGCACTGTGGCTGGGTAAACGTACCCTGGTAACAGCGATTGCCAACAGTGCGGTGGGCCGTTTCTTCAGTACCTGGTGGTTTGCCGCATGGGGCTTCGACTGGCTGTATGACAAAGTCTTTGTTAAGCCTTATCTCGGTGTTGCCTGGCTGCTGTCGCGCGATCCGCTGAATTCATTGATGAATATCCCTGCTTTGCTGGCGCGTGGCGCCAACAAAGGGCTGGTTGTCAGTGAAAACGGCTATCTGCGCTGGTATCTCGCCTCCATGAGTATCGGTGCCGTGGTGGTGCTGGCGCTGCTGCTGGCGATTTAAAGGTTAGTGAGTGGGGTGGGGAGTACGATCCACCCCGGTTTAAAGAATGTTGATAATTACCTGAAGGCTGGGCGTCATCGGCGCAGTTAGTTTTGTCACCGCCAGCGCGGAGCAAGCGCAGCATACTGTTGTATGTGAGCATTGCGAGCACTGCCGGGGGCAAAAATGGCAAGCAAGATAGCCCATTCAGGCTTATAAAGGGAACAAATCGCCATGTTATTACCTTGGCTAATATTCATCCCGTTTGTCGGTGGGTTACTGTGCTGGCAGCTGGAGCGCTTCGGGCCTAAGCTGCCACGCTGGATCGCACTGATCGCAATGGGGTTGACGTTTGTACTCTCTTTGCAACTGTGGCTGCAAGGTGACTACTCTCTCACGCAGGCGGCGGGTATTCCGCAGTGGCAATCTGAGTTCTCTGTGCCTTGGATCCCACGCTTCGGAATTGAGTTCCATCTGGCACTCGATGGCCTGTCGCTGCTGATGGTGGTGCTGACGGGACTGCTGGGCGTCATGGCGATCCTCTGTTCGTGGAATGAGATTGAGAAGTGGCAGGGTTTCTTCCACCTGAACCTGCTGTGGATCCTGGGCGGCGTTATCGGCGTGTTCCTTGCCGTTGACCTGTTCCTGTTCTTCTTCTTCTGGGAGATGATGCTGGTTCCGATGTACTTCCTGATTGCTCTCTGGGGCCACAAAGCCTCCGACGGGAAGACCCGAATCACCGCCGCAACCAAGTTCTTCATCTATACCCAGGCCAGCGGTCTGATCATGCTGATTGCCATTCTGGCGCTGGTGTTTGTGCACTATAACGCCACCGGCGTGTGGACATTCAACTACGAACAGCTGTTAAAAACGCCAATGTCGCACACCGTCGAGTATCTGCTGATGCTGGGCTTCTTTATCGCCTTCGCGGTAAAAATGCCGGTAGTGCCGCTGCATGGATGGTTACCCGATGCCCACAGTCAGGCACCAACCGCAGGTTCTGTTGACCTGGCGGGGATCCTGCTGAAAACCGCTGCTTATGGTCTGTTGCGTTTTGCGCTGCCGCTGTTCCCGAATGCGTCAGCCGAATTTGCACCGATTGCCATGTGGCTGGGGATTATTGGTATCTTCTACGGCGCATGGATGGCGTTCTCGCAGTACGATATTAAACGCCTGATTGCCTATACATCGATTTCCCATATGGGCTTTGTGCTGATTGCTATCTACACCGGCAGCCAGCTGGCCTTCCAGGGTGCGGTGATCCAGATGATCGCTCACGGGCTTTCCGCTTCGGCGCTGTTTATTCTGTGCGGGCAGCTGTATGAGCGTCTGCATACCCGTGATATGCGTCAGATGGGTGGCCTGTGGTCACGTATCAAATGGCTGCCGGGTCTGTCGCTGTTCTTCGCCGTGGCTAACCTCGGGATGCCGGGTACCGGTAACTTCGTCGGTGAATTTATGATCCTGACGGGCAGCTTCCAGACGGTGCCGGTGATTATTGTTATCGCCACCTTTGGTCTGGTGTTCGCCTCGGTTTACTCGCTGATCATGATGCAACGCGCATACTACGGCGCACCAAAATCAGAAACGCCGCTGCGCGGGATGTCAGCGCGTGAGTTCCTGATGATTATGGTGCTGGTGGTTCTGTTGGTGTTGCTGGGTGTTTATCCGCAGCCGATTCTGGATACCTCGCATGCTGCGATGAGCAATATTCAGCAGTGGTTTACTGCTTCAATTTCAACTACAAGGCCGTAATTCGCCATGACAATAACTCCTCAACAATTGATCGCGCTTCTACCGCTGCTGATCGTCGGATTGACGGTGGTAGTTGTGATGCTGTCCATTGCGTGGCGACGCAACCACTTCGTCAATGCGACGCTGGCAGTCGTTGGCCTTAACCTGGCGCTCTGTTCGCTTTACTTTGTCGGCCAGGCAGGGCCAATGGATGTCACCCCGCTGCTGCGGGTGGACAGCTACTCGATGCTGTATACCGGACTGGTGATCCTTGCCAGCCTGGCAACCTGTACCTTCGCCTATCCATGGCTGGCGGGCTACCCGGATAACCGTGAAGAGTTCTATCTGCTGGTGCTGATTGCCGCCCTGGGTGGCGTGGTGCTGGCCAGTGCGAACCACCTCGCGTCGCTGTTCATTGGTATTGAGTTGATTTCACTGCCGCTGTTTGGCCTGGTCGGTTATGCCTTCCAGCAGAAACGCTCGCTGGAAGCTGCCATTAAGTACACTATCCTTTCAGCTGCGGCCTCATCGTTCCTGCTGTTTGGTATGGCGATGGTCTATGCCGATTCCGGTAACCTGGGCTTTGCTTCCCTTGGTAAGAGCCTGAACGACGGGGTGATCAACCAGCCGCTGTTGCTAGCGGGCCTCGGTATGATGATCGTTGGCTTTGGCTTTAAACTGTCGCTGGTGCCGTTCCATCTCTGGACGCCGGACGTATACCAGGGCGCACCTGCTCCGGTTTCCACCTTCCTGGCTACCGCCAGCAAGATCGCCATCTTTGGCGTGCTGATGCGTCTGTTTATGTATGCGCCAATGGCTGATAACGAAGGGGTTCGTACTGTTCTCGGCATTATTGCCGTGGCATCGATGCTGTTTGGTAACCTGATGGCGATTTCGCAGAGCAATATCAAACGTCTGCTGGGGTACTCCTCAATCGCACATCTCGGTTACCTGCTGGTTGCTCTGATTGCGGTGCAAACTCATCAGCTGTCGATGGAAACCGTTGGCGTGTATCTGGCCGGTTATCTGTTCAGCAGCCTGGGTGCATTCGGCGTGGTCAGTCTGATGTCCAGCCCGTACCGTGGCCCGGATGCAGACTCGCTGTACTCTTATCGTGGTCTGTTCTGGCATCGTCCGATTCTTGCCTCAGTGATGACAGTGATGATGCTGTCGCTGGCGGGTATTCCGATGACGCTGGGCTTTATCGGTAAATTCTACGTGATTGCTCTGGGCGTCAGCGCGCACCTGTGGTGGCTGACCGGGGCAGTGGTACTGGGGAGCGCCATCGGTCTCTATTACTACCTGCGTATGACCGTCAGCCTGTATCTGTCACCGCCGGAACTGTTGCAGCGTGATACCCCTGCCAACTGGGCGTTTACCGCTGGTGGTGTGGTGGTGCTGATTTCAGCGATTCTGGTGCTGGCGCTGGGTATCTATCCTCAGCCGTTGATTTCGCTGGTTAAGCTTGCACAGCCGCTGATGTAAGCCAGTGCGCTATGCAAATAAAAAATCGGGCCCTGGTGGCCCGATTTTTTTTGCCTGCATTTCTGCCTGCGACGAGATTAACCGGCGGTCATCACACGGTCATCCACGTATTTACGCTTATCCGGCGGCGGCGGGAAATACTGATATAGCCAGGTTTCGCTTAACGTCTCATCTTTGGTACGCAGGAACAGACGCATATTTACCGGCTCGACCGAGTCGCTGTTCGGATACCAGTCGAACAGAATCCGGTAGCCGTCAATCGGTTCAACATAGAGGATCTCAACCTGCTTCAGCGTGCCGGAGGTGACGTTAATCACCGGCTCAATCCCTTTCGGCGCTGCGGCTTTGAGGTCACCGCCGACAAAGTCCACCGCGAAGCGGCGCGCCCAGACGTTCGGATAGTGCTCGCCCGGTGCCCAGCCTTCCGGGAATCCACCCATACCGGTACGGGTGGCGTTAACGCGTGCCAGACCGCTGCGAACCGGAGGCAGGCCGCTCCAGTAAAGCTTGTAGGAGAAGCTGTGCTCGCTGCCAGCTTTAATCGCCTCAGCAGGCTGCCAGAAGCAGACGATGTTATCCAGCGTCTCACCGGTGGTCGGGATCTCCATCAGGTTAATAGCACCTTTGCCCCATTTCCCTACCGGTTCCACCCACAGACTCGGGCGCTTGTTGTACCAGCCAATCACATCCTGATAATCCTGGAAGTCATGATTGAGCTGCAACATACCAAAGCCGCGTGGATTTTCATCCTGGTAAGCATTGAATGTCAGGCGCTGCGGATTGTTCAGCGGACGGCAGATCCACTCACCGCTACCCGTCCACATCGCCAGACGATCGGAGTCATGGATCTGAGGATGGATAGTGTCACACATGCGGCGTTCATTATTGCCACAGCTGAACATCGTGGTCATTGGCGAGATACCCAGCTGCTGGATATCTTTACGCGCATAGATGTGGTTTTCCACTTCCATCACTACGCGTTTCTCTTCGCAGTGAATGGTAAATTTAAACGCACCGGTGCAGCTCGGGCCATCCAGCAGGGTGTACACCACAAACGTCGTGTCTTCTGCTTTAGGGGTTTCGAACCAGAAGGCGGTAAAGTCCGGGAACTCTTCCTTACCGTTACTGAAGGTATCGATAGCCACGCCACGGGCGGACAGGCCGTACTGGAAGGTTTCATCTACTGCGCGGAAATAGCTGGCCCCCAGGAAAGAGACGATATCGCGCTTTGCCAGTTCAGGTTTTTTGAACGCACGAAAACCCGCAAAGCCGAGGTCGGTTTTCCCTTCGAGCTGTTTGGTATCAACGTGGGCATTGTTGTAGTTGAACAGCTCAGGGCGGAAGTGAATTTCACGCGCTTCACGGCTGGCACCATCAACAGAAAACATGCGAATACGGCGTTTAAAGCCCATGCCCACATGGAAAAACTGAACGTCAAGCTGACGGTTGTCGATGCCGTTCCACAGCGAGTGGTTCGCGTCGTACTGGATTTCGTTGTAAGCCTGCGGCGTCAGCGTTGCCAGCGTTTCAGGCAGCGGAGCGGGAGCGCCACCGTAGGCCTGTTTTGCCATATCGGCAGCCATTTTTTTTAGCACATCAAAATCAAATCGCTTTGCGGAACCATCGGCAATCCCGTCTTCCGCCCAGGCCGCCTGGGAGAACAACGTGGATAAACCCGACATCCCACTGAGGGTTGCGAATGCCATTGACGCTTTCATAAACATTCTTCGATTCATGCCGGAAATAATTTCCTCAGGTGAACGGAGTTTGTAGTGACTGTCGTGCGTTTGCACGCATTCGCTTCACCGGATTTAGCCCGGTTACAGGGAGTTACGACAGCTTGCCTTGGTAATGATTCATTTCACGCAAAATTTATCAGATAAATCTAACAACCGCAGTGGTTTCGCGTGTGAATTAACGTAAATGTCAGAAAAATAAGCACGCTCAGGACAATATGGTATGCCGGGAGTATGTGATTCTCAGTCTATTCCTGGCGGCTTTAATCAAACAGAACGGTTAAAACTGTCTATAGTTACTTAACGAGTATTATTCGCCCAAGGAGACTGGAAATGGCAACAACGACTGAACCACATGAAACCCGCCTGGATGACGATCTGGCGCTGCTCACTGAAACTCTGGAAGAAGTGCTGAAGTCGTCGGGCGATCCGGCCGATCAGAAATATGTTGAGCTGAAAGCAAAAGCGGAAAAATCACTGAACCAGGTGAAATCTCGCATCAGCGATGCCTCGGATACCTACTATGTGCGTGCCCGCCAGGCGGTCACCCGCGCTGATGAGTATGTGCATGATAAACCGTGGCAGGGGATTGGCGTTGGTGCCACCCTTGGCCTGGTCATCGGGCTGCTGCTGGCTCGTCGCTGATTTAGCACCGCAATTCAGCACCACAACAGGCGTCCCTGCGGGCGTCTGTTTCATTTTCTGCCCCTGTTCGATCAATATTCCCCCTTCTTGATATCGTTAATATAAGACTCCTTCCGTTTTCAGCTGAGGTCAGCGTGCCATTTGATCAGGCCATAGAACAGCTACGCGATCGGCTCGCACAGATCGCCGACACCGTTCCCGGAATGCGGCAAATCTGCGTTAATTTCTCCCCCGACACCGATGCGCTGAACTGGCTGGCTTCCCAGCGCTGCTGGCCCCAGTTTTACTGGCAGTCGCGCTGCGGTGAGCAGAGCGTTGCGGCCTGCGGAGCCGTTGAGCGCTATTATTCCATGGCGCAGGCTACCCGGCGCTTAGGCCAGCTCCCGTCGGGGTGGCGACTGTTTGGTGCCAACAGTATCGATGGCGACAGCTACCTGTTTCTGCCCGTACTGCTGTGGCAGCAGGATAGTGACGGACAGCGGCTGATCCTCAATCTGATTAGCGACATTTCAGTGCAGCAGGAGGCAAAGCGGCTGCTGCGCTGGCTGGATGAACTGCGACCGATGGAGCCTGCGGCGCAATTGCCTCACTATCAACGTGCGCATCATGCCCCGGACAAAGACGGCTGGTTGCAGCAGGTTAACCAGGCGCTGAAAGCTATCACGGGTGGTGAGCTTGATAAGGTCGTACTGGCACGTGTTACGGATTTCAGCCTGAGCGGCCCCCTCTCTCCCGCTGCGCTACTGGCCGCCAGCCAGCGCATTAACCCGCGTTGCTACCATTTTATGCTGGCAACTGAACCTCAGCAGGCGCTGGTGGGATCAAGCCCTGAGCGGCTGTATGCCCGGCGGGGTCGGGAGATGGATACTGAAGCGCTGGCCGGAACGGCAGATCTCGATCAGCCGGGATTGCTGGATGATGCG carries:
- the nuoI gene encoding NADH-quinone oxidoreductase subunit NuoI, which gives rise to MTLKDLVVGFGTTVRSIWLIGLNAFAKRETMMYPEEPVYLPPRYRGRIVLTRDPDGQERCVACNLCAVACPVGCISLQKAEMADGRWYPEFFRINFSRCIFCGLCEEACPTTAIQLTPDFELGEFKRQDLVYEKEHLLISGPGKYPEYNFYRMAGMAIDGKEKGDAENEAKPIDVKGLLP
- the nuoJ gene encoding NADH-quinone oxidoreductase subunit J, which gives rise to MEFAFYVCGLVAVLATLRVITHTNPVHALLYLIISLLAVAGVFFSLGAYFAGALEIIVYAGAIMVLFVFVVMMLNLGGAEVEQERQWLKPGMWIGPAVLSLVLLVVLVYAIHGINDQGIDGKMIDAKAVGISLFGPYVLAVELASMLLLAGLVVAFHIGREQRSGEVLSNRPGDAAKSNKEERV
- the nuoK gene encoding NADH-quinone oxidoreductase subunit NuoK — translated: MIPLQHGLILAAILFVLGLTGVVIRRNLLFMLIGLEIMINAAALAFVVAGSYWGQADGQVMYILAISLAAAEASIGLALLLQLHRRSQTLNIDKVSEMRG
- the nuoL gene encoding NADH-quinone oxidoreductase subunit L; amino-acid sequence: MNLLYLTILFPLIGFLLLAFSRGRWSENLSATVGMGSVGLAALVAAYAGIDFFNNGQQVFNQALWTWMQVGNFKIDVNLTLDGLSLTMLSVVTGVGFLIHMFASWYMRGEEGYSRFFAYTNLFIASMVVLVLADNLMLMYLGWEGVGLCSYLLIGFYYTNPNNGAAAMKAFIITRVGDVFLAFALFILYNELGTLNFREMMELAPAHFAADNHMLQWATLMLLGGAVGKSAQLPLQTWLADAMAGPTPVSALIHAATMVTAGVYLIARTHGLFLMTPEVLHLVGIIGAVTLVLAGFAALVQTDIKRVLAYSTMSQIGYMFLALGVQAWDAAIFHLMTHAFFKALLFLSSGSVILACHHEQNIFKMGGLRKSIPLVYVCFLVGGAALSALPLITAGFFSKDEILAGALANGHLNLMIAGLAGAFMTSLYTFRMIFITFHGEEKIHAHAGKGITHHLPLIVLLILSTFIGAMIVPPLKGVLPETSELAHGSVLTLEIASGVVAIVGILLAAALWLGKRTLVTAIANSAVGRFFSTWWFAAWGFDWLYDKVFVKPYLGVAWLLSRDPLNSLMNIPALLARGANKGLVVSENGYLRWYLASMSIGAVVVLALLLAI
- the nuoM gene encoding NADH-quinone oxidoreductase subunit M, whose product is MLLPWLIFIPFVGGLLCWQLERFGPKLPRWIALIAMGLTFVLSLQLWLQGDYSLTQAAGIPQWQSEFSVPWIPRFGIEFHLALDGLSLLMVVLTGLLGVMAILCSWNEIEKWQGFFHLNLLWILGGVIGVFLAVDLFLFFFFWEMMLVPMYFLIALWGHKASDGKTRITAATKFFIYTQASGLIMLIAILALVFVHYNATGVWTFNYEQLLKTPMSHTVEYLLMLGFFIAFAVKMPVVPLHGWLPDAHSQAPTAGSVDLAGILLKTAAYGLLRFALPLFPNASAEFAPIAMWLGIIGIFYGAWMAFSQYDIKRLIAYTSISHMGFVLIAIYTGSQLAFQGAVIQMIAHGLSASALFILCGQLYERLHTRDMRQMGGLWSRIKWLPGLSLFFAVANLGMPGTGNFVGEFMILTGSFQTVPVIIVIATFGLVFASVYSLIMMQRAYYGAPKSETPLRGMSAREFLMIMVLVVLLVLLGVYPQPILDTSHAAMSNIQQWFTASISTTRP
- the nuoN gene encoding NADH-quinone oxidoreductase subunit NuoN codes for the protein MTITPQQLIALLPLLIVGLTVVVVMLSIAWRRNHFVNATLAVVGLNLALCSLYFVGQAGPMDVTPLLRVDSYSMLYTGLVILASLATCTFAYPWLAGYPDNREEFYLLVLIAALGGVVLASANHLASLFIGIELISLPLFGLVGYAFQQKRSLEAAIKYTILSAAASSFLLFGMAMVYADSGNLGFASLGKSLNDGVINQPLLLAGLGMMIVGFGFKLSLVPFHLWTPDVYQGAPAPVSTFLATASKIAIFGVLMRLFMYAPMADNEGVRTVLGIIAVASMLFGNLMAISQSNIKRLLGYSSIAHLGYLLVALIAVQTHQLSMETVGVYLAGYLFSSLGAFGVVSLMSSPYRGPDADSLYSYRGLFWHRPILASVMTVMMLSLAGIPMTLGFIGKFYVIALGVSAHLWWLTGAVVLGSAIGLYYYLRMTVSLYLSPPELLQRDTPANWAFTAGGVVVLISAILVLALGIYPQPLISLVKLAQPLM
- a CDS encoding glucan biosynthesis protein D; protein product: MNRRMFMKASMAFATLSGMSGLSTLFSQAAWAEDGIADGSAKRFDFDVLKKMAADMAKQAYGGAPAPLPETLATLTPQAYNEIQYDANHSLWNGIDNRQLDVQFFHVGMGFKRRIRMFSVDGASREAREIHFRPELFNYNNAHVDTKQLEGKTDLGFAGFRAFKKPELAKRDIVSFLGASYFRAVDETFQYGLSARGVAIDTFSNGKEEFPDFTAFWFETPKAEDTTFVVYTLLDGPSCTGAFKFTIHCEEKRVVMEVENHIYARKDIQQLGISPMTTMFSCGNNERRMCDTIHPQIHDSDRLAMWTGSGEWICRPLNNPQRLTFNAYQDENPRGFGMLQLNHDFQDYQDVIGWYNKRPSLWVEPVGKWGKGAINLMEIPTTGETLDNIVCFWQPAEAIKAGSEHSFSYKLYWSGLPPVRSGLARVNATRTGMGGFPEGWAPGEHYPNVWARRFAVDFVGGDLKAAAPKGIEPVINVTSGTLKQVEILYVEPIDGYRILFDWYPNSDSVEPVNMRLFLRTKDETLSETWLYQYFPPPPDKRKYVDDRVMTAG
- the elaB gene encoding stress response protein ElaB, which translates into the protein MATTTEPHETRLDDDLALLTETLEEVLKSSGDPADQKYVELKAKAEKSLNQVKSRISDASDTYYVRARQAVTRADEYVHDKPWQGIGVGATLGLVIGLLLARR
- a CDS encoding isochorismate synthase, which produces MPFDQAIEQLRDRLAQIADTVPGMRQICVNFSPDTDALNWLASQRCWPQFYWQSRCGEQSVAACGAVERYYSMAQATRRLGQLPSGWRLFGANSIDGDSYLFLPVLLWQQDSDGQRLILNLISDISVQQEAKRLLRWLDELRPMEPAAQLPHYQRAHHAPDKDGWLQQVNQALKAITGGELDKVVLARVTDFSLSGPLSPAALLAASQRINPRCYHFMLATEPQQALVGSSPERLYARRGREMDTEALAGTADLDQPGLLDDAKNQWENSLVVADIHQRLTDIVDEMAVMPVELVPLRHLQHLRRRISARLLQADDAQCVARLQPTAAVGGLPRAAALDFIHQHEPFARGWYSGSVGYLSQDESEFNVVLRCAQTGGEQIRLYAGAGIVSGSDPELEWQEVERKAATLGTLLTAENQG